The region AGACGTTCTTCGACCAGTTCTGGATCGTCACGTAGCGGAGCTTCGCGCGCGGCATCGCAATCAGTTCCACCACGGCAGAATGCAATGAATCCGACGAGTAGACGGGAGCTGTGCAGCCCTCAAAATACGTGACCTCGGCCCCTTCATCCGCGATGATGAGGGTGCGCTCAAACTGGCCCATGTTCTTGGCGTTGATGCGGAAGTACGCCTGCAGCGGCATCTCCACCTTGACCCCTTTCGGCACATAAATGAACGAGCCGCCGCTCCACACCGCGGTGTTGAGCGCGGCGAATTTGTTGTCGCCTGGGGGAATGATGGTGCCGAAGTAGCGCTTGACGATCTCCGGCTGCTCTTTCAGCGCCGTATCCATGTCGAGAAAGATGACGCCAAGCTTTTGCAGATCCTCGCGCATGGAGTGGTAAACAGATTCCGATTCGAATTGTGCGCTGACTCCCGCGAGGAATTTTCGCTCCGCCTCGGGGATGCCGAGCCGGTCGAACGTCTCCTTAATCTCCGCCGGCACGTCATCCCACGTCTCGCCCTGCTTCGCCGTGGGCTTCAGATAGTAGAAGATGTTGTCAAACTGGATGCTGTTGAGCAGCTCGGTGTCCGCCCACGTCGGCATCGGCTTGGCGATGAAGTGGCGGTACCCCTTCAGCCGCTGCTCGAGCATCCACGCCGGCTCCCCTTTCATGCTGGAGATCTGTCTGACTTTCTCCTCATCCAACCCGCGCTCCGCCTTAAAGACCGAGTGCTCCGCCACATGGAAGCCGTAGAGCTTTTCATACTCCTGATTGATATCAATCTGAGGTTTGGGCGTCGTCATGAGGAGTTTCCTTCAAGGCCAACGCCTGCGGGTTGAATTGGGGGTCGAAATCCTTCGTAGCCTTTGGCCTCAAGCTCCAGTGCGAGTTCAGCTCCTCCGGAGCGGACCATACGGCCGTCCACCATAACGTGGACAATGTCTGGTCGTACATAGTTGAGTAACCTCTGATAGTGCGTGATGAGTAACATCGCTCGTTGCGGCGATCGAAGCGCATTGATGCCCGCCGCAACGGTTTTCAAGGCATCAATGTCGAGTCCGGAATCCGTTTCATCTAAGACGGCCAGTGCGGGATTGAGCACCGCCATCTGCAAGATCTCCAAGCGTTTCTTTTCTCCTCCTGAGAACCCATCGTTCACGTACCGGTTCATGAAGCTATCTAGAATCCCCAGTGATTTCAGATGCGTCTTCACCGTCGAGCGGAATTCCTTCACCGGCACATCGGCCCCGCGCACGCCGCGCATCGCCGCCCGCAGGAAGTTCGCGATCGTCACCCCGGGAATGGCCGTCGGGTACTGAAACGCCAGGAAGAGCCCCTTCTGCGCACGCGCATCCGGTGTGAGCGACGCGATGTCTTCGCCGCGATACAGGATCGTCCCGCCGGTGATCGCATATTTCGGATGCCCCATGAGGCAAAACGATAAGGTGCTCTTGCCGGAGCCGTTCGGCCCCATGATCGCGTGGACCTCGCCGGAGCGCAGCGTCAGCGAGACGCCCTTCAAGATCTCCTTGCCCTCCACGGCCACGTGGAGATCGCTGATGGTCAGCAATGATTCGCCCATTCCCGACTCGTTCGTCGTCATTTGGCTACCCGCTTCGCCAGCCGGCTGGAGACGGCGTATTCGCTCTCCAGCAGCGTTGCGAGGTTTGTCTTGTCGAGAAAACTTTGGACGTAGGAGGTCAGCCCGGACCATACCGAGCGAATGCCGCAATTGCTGAAATGGATGCACGAGCTGAGATTGCCGGTGAAGGAGTGGCAGATGTGCTCGGTGCTCTCCAACCGCCCCAGCCCTCGCACCACTTCACCCAAGGAAATCGAACTCGCTGAGCGGTTGAGCACATAGCCGCCCCTCATGCCCCGCACGCTGTGCACCAGCCCGGCCTTGGAGAGCAGGCGCATCAGCTTCTCGACATAGGCGCTGGAGAGCCCCTCCTTTCCGGCGATCTCCTTGACGGTCACCACGTCATCCTGCGGGGACCGGGCCAGCTGCAGGAGGCATCGCAGCCCGTACTCCTCTTGCGCCGTGATCTTCATACTTAAAGTGTATGGTAACACGACTTTTTTGTCAAGTATTATGCGCCCACTAATTAGCTATTATTGATCCCATAGCGGAAGTGTCCGGTGGCGAAGATGGGGGAGAGGTCTTCCCCCGTGCTAGGGTTTGAAGACCTTGAGCTGCAACTCTCTAATCGGCCGGAAGTGTTTTGCGTTGCTCGTGCACAGCACGAGGTTCTGTTCAGCCGCCGTCGCGGCAATGATGGCATCCCCCACCCGCAGGCCGTAGCGCAGCGCATACTCTTCGATATAGACGGCCGCGCGGTGTCCGATGTTCTCCGTCAGAGGCAAGGTCCGAAAGTCGAAGTCTTTGATGAAACTCTTCACGGTATCATGCTGCGCGGGGTTCGTCGCACCCTGGAGGAGCTCCATATACGTCTGAATGGAGAGCAACCGCTCCTCGTCCTTGGAGACCAGCCGAGCGGCCTCGACATGGCCTCGCTGGATCCAGATAAAGATATCCGTGTCAAAGATCACGGTATCGCCCTCCCCGCAGCTTCTCCATCTCCTCCCGCACCGTCTGCCTCCCCTGCCGCATGTTGAAGAAGGGGTGTTGGACAATGCGTCGAGCAGCATGTCGTGTGCTGGACCGGAGAATGCCTTTCAATTTGCCGTGATAAACAATGCGCACCTCTTCATTCCGATCCAGGGCCTTCAGCACGTCGTGCATCCGATAACGTAATTCCACAATGCTCGCTCTCATCGAATCCTCCAATATGTATATCTAAACTATACATAATTTTTCATCCCGCGTCAAGCGTCTTCAGCACGCAGGGACGTGGCTGAGCGACAACGCGGTGAGGTCCATTGATCGATGGCCGTGAAGGATCAGCTCGGCCATCAGGCGGGCGATGAGCAGATCGTTCAAGTGGCACGATTACTTCACGACCGTGGCCGTCACCTCACGCGAGACCGTGCCGCCGCGCCCGTCCGTGACGTCCGCACGGATGGTCTGGGTCCCCACCTGTGCGGCGGTGGGCGTCCAGTAGAACCAGCGATAATTATACGCTCCCCAGCTATAGCTCACCGCATACCCTGACAACGCCGTCGCACCCACCGGCACGCCGCTGAGCGTCATCGTCAGCGTATCGGGATTTGGATCGTACGCCGCGAACCAGACAAAGGCCCGCTGGCCCACCTTCACGGTACGGGAGGGATAGACGGAGGCAGCGTAGATCTGGGGCGGGTCATTGATGCTGCTGGTGCTTGGGTTCACCAAGATCCATATGATTTCCCCATCCGTCAGCGCGCCGTCACTGACAGTGAAGGTCACCGAATGACGGCCGACGAAGACACTCGGAGACGTGGGCGTCCAGCGGAACGTCCGCGTGGCGGCGTCGAAGCTCGCCCCAGGCGGCAAGACGCTGGTCTTGTATGTCAGGGCGTCTCCGTCCGGGTCGGTGGCGCTAATGGTAACATTGACGGTTTGCCGTAATTCCACCGTCTTGTTTCCGATGGGGGCGAGGACTGGCGGGCGGTTCACGTTCGTGACGGTGATCGTGCTCGTCTGACTAGCCGTCAGACCCTCGGGATCGGTCGCGGTGCACGTCACCGTATATCGACCGGCCTGCGTGTAGCTTGGAGTCCAACTGAAGAGCCGGGTAGCAGGATTGAAACTCGCCCCTTGCGGCAACCCGCTGGCTGCATACGTCACGACCCCACCCTCGGGATCGTGACCGTTGATGGTGAAGGCCACGGTGCTGCCTTCGGCCACACTCTTGTTGCCAATCACATCTAACGTGGGCGGTTGGTTCGGTGTGGGGGCGGGTGGCTCCGGGACGGCTGGCAGCAGTGCGGCGGTGATCGAACCCCACCCCGCGGTAAACACGCGAGCGCTCGGCAAGGTGATCGAGAGCACGGCACTGCCTTGGATCGGGGGCAGCGTAATCGACGTGATGAGCCGTGGCGCGGAAGCGATCGAAATATCGAAGACTTCGACGGTGCTCTCAGCCGTCAATGTGTAGAGATGCGGCTCGAGGAGAAAGAGACTCGTGCTCGTCGTTGGAAGAGACGCCAACAGTCTTAGTGCAAGAGGATTCGCGATATCCACAACGAACAACGCTTTCCCATCAACGACGTACGCCCGCGACCCGCGCACCTGGACGCCAAACGGACCATAGGTGCCGACTTCGAAGATGCTTCTGATCACCGGTGCTCGGGGATTGGCGATGTCAATCACGAAGAGCGCGGGGTACACTCGATTGTCCTTGATCGAGTAGGTCGAGGCGTAGACATAGGCGTAGTTGCCCGACACGTCAAGCGCCATCGCGATTGTCGGACTGGGTTTTTGGACCGTGCCCACCAAGACCGGCGTGGCAGGCTTGGAGACATCGTACACGAGAAACATGAGTAGAGTCCCTTGGTCCGTCAGATAGTTCATGTCGGCGACATACAAGTAGGAACCCACCACCTTCGCCGCCACAGGGTTGCCTCGGCTGAAGGTATTCACCACACCGAGTTTCTTCGGAGCTATGGGAGAAGACACATCAAAAATATCCGTCACCCCGTTATTATTGCAGACCAAGAAGAGACGAGACCCATCGAGGACCACCTGCGTGCCGTCAAAGCAGGTGGGCGTCGCTGAGACCTTCAGGAATTTTGCCGGGTCAGCGATGTCATAGATGACTAACGTGTTGTTGCTGCGGCTGGCGACGTACGCATAATCTCCGGAGACCGCGATCGACCGCGGGTTCATCAATCCATCGGTCGTGGAGACGATCACCGGCGTTGGGGACTCAGAGGGATCCGTCGCGGCCGTTGCGGGAACGGGCGAAACGCTCGACAACCCCAGTGTCAGCAAAGACGCGAGGACCGTTCGCAATCTGAGAGGGGCTTGTCGTGCGCAGAGATACTGCGGAGAATACTCAACACCAGACACGCAAAAAACGAGAACACGTAGAAGCTTTCGCAGACGACTCATGCTGCACCTCCAGTTTTTCTAGAACGTATGATGATAAAGGCGAATAAAAAGGCCGAGCTACCAACGCTTCGGCAGCTCGGCAATCCTTCTCAGGACCCGTAGCTTTGCGCCCCTACGTTACCGTAGGTTTGCCTTTTCGGTCGTCTGAATGATTGGCTTTATAAAAGAGCAACTGAATGTGTCTCAATACATACCACAACATTCTGCGCCCTGTCAAGGGAGCGGGACGAAATGCTAGCAATTCTCAGCTGGAGCGTCTGTGCAGCAGCAACTCCGTGATCACGTGGGCAGTCACGGGTGCGAGAAGAATCCCGTGGCGGAAGTGGCCGGTGGCGAGGTACAACCCTGCGATGCGTGTTGGGCCCATCACTGGCTGATGGGTTCGGCTGTAGGGCCGCAGGCCGGCCCAGGACTCCACGAAGGTACAGTGGTTGATCGCGCTGGAAAATCGCCGAAGGCCGCTCAAAATCTTGTGCATCCCTTCCACCGTGAGCGACTTGTCATACCCCACATGCTCTACGGTTGAACCAAGCAGGATCCGGCCATCGCGCCGCTGCACCATGTAGCCGTGCTCAGTCATCACCGAATGGCGCAGCAAACCGCGTGGCCCACGGAAGACGAGAATCTGTCCACGCACCGGCTCAACCGGCACCGGCACCGGAAACCGCCCCCCGAGCGGCGCCCAGCTGCCCAGACAGTTCACCACGACAGGAGCTTCCATCCGACCGCGGTCTGTGTCAACGCCGCGGACAACCCCTTGGCGCACGAGCAACCGTCGCACAGTCGTATGCTCGCGCACTGAGACGCCGGCGACGCGGCAAGCACGAGCCAGAGCCTGCATCAGAACCGCGTTATCCACCTGCGCATCATCGGGAAAGAAAAATCCTCGGCAGATGTCGGCATCGATGGCCGGCTCATGACGGCGGACCTGCGCCGGCGACCACACCTTCACGCGCACGCCCAACGTCTGCTGCCAGCGGATGCGCCGCTGCATGACCCGCTCTTCGCTCGCGGTGCGTGCGATATAGAGGATGCCGTCTTTGTGGTAGCCGACAGAGATGCCTGAGGCGCGCTCAAGGCGCGCCACCCACGCCGGATACATCGCGCGTCCCTGCTGGCAGAGATCAAACAGCGGACCGGGCTCAACGAGATCAACTTGGGAAGCCAGGATGCCGGCTGCGGCCGAGGAAGCTTCGGCGCCGACGGTGCTGCGCTCAATGAGCGTGACATGCTTCCCTCGACGGGCCAGCTCTTCGGCAAGCGCAGTCCCGATGATGCCACCGCCTAAGATCAGGATCTGGGAATGTCGCATCTTCGTCTTCCAGGCGATCAAGGCGATATCAGATATCGAATTCGATATCTGATATCGCTCTTCGCTTTTACGCGACGGCTTGGGTTGAGCTCTCGCGATGCGGAATGGGTTTGGCGAGCGGACGAAAGAGCGCCAGGCTTGCCGTATAGCTGTGGAGGAAGTTGGTGCCCCCGATGGGGCCGATTTCGCCGTTGCAGAAAAACCCGCCGATCGGGATCTTGCCGCTGATGGTCTGGATGGTGCGCACGTCTTGATGCGGCATGCCGTAGAGCGCCTTGCCCCGCCCCGTGCAGCAAAATAGCAGGCAGCCGGCGGCTGGACTGAGGGTCGCGGCCTCGCCACGCTGACACAGCAATCGTCGCAACTCTTGCCGGGACGCGCTGGGGTCGCGCAATTGAAACTGCAGCGTTTGCCCCACTTCGATCTGATCCGCCACGGCGATGGCGCCGGTTTCGGGATCGATGCCGACGATGTTGCGGATCAAGAAATCCCCGGAGACGAACTGCTGGCGCATTTCTGTCATGGCCAGGCCCGCAAACACCGAGCCTTGCTGGGCCAGCTCGCGATCCCCCACCGGCAGCGCTGAGAGCACCTCATGCAGGGCGGCCAGCGCTTGGCGGCCGCCGAGCTGCCAGATCACATGCTCCTCGGCTTTCGTCACGATGAAGGGCCGCCCAATCGGGCGGCAGCCTTGCGAAATGACGGTGTCCATCGACACGCTGCCGGTCAGGGCCACACCCACCGCCCCCTCGCGCATGACGGCATCGCCGGAAAACAGCACATGCTCGCCCGGCTCATTGCCGCCGCTGACCATCCCGCCGCTGATCGGCCGGTTCCGGTAGGTCGCATTCAGCTCATCGAGCAGCTTGTCCGCGGGAATCGTCAAGGGATCCGCGAAGAGGAGAATATTGGGTTTCGCCTCAGGCGCGGCCCCGATTTTATCAATCCAGAATCCGCCGACTGAAGAGTCCTCCAGCTCCTGGGGTGTGATGGTAAACGGAAACACGCGCACCTGGGGCAGATGCGCGGCCATGATGGAAATCGCCGGCACCCACTCCAGCTCCTGGCCGCCGCCGATGATGCCGCTGCCGCTGCAGCCAATCAGCGCCGCGGGCCGCATCTGCTCGCGCATCCGATACAGGAGGTCTGGCCAGGAGGCGCGATAGATCGGCGAGACAAACACCACGGCAAGATGCGGCGGCAATCCGGCCAACGGCTCGAGCGCTTGCCGCACCGCCGTATCGGCGGCTTCAGGAGCGCTGGCGGCGTCGCTCATGCCTGAGCCAAATCGCATCATCGGAGCGGACATCACGAATCCAGCTTAAACACCCGGCACCTGAAAGTCAATGCCCCCAATCGCGGTGAGAAGTTCTGACGTTCCATGGCGCGTATTATACAATGAATACTGATGAGCCAGCTCCACCCCTTTCCCTACGATCCGTTTCAGCAGCGAGCGATCGAGGCGATCGACCGCAAGGTCTCCGTCTTCGTCGCCGCCCCGACCGGTTGCGGCAAAACCGTGCTCGCCGACTATGTCATTGAGCGGACGCTGCAGGAGAAGCAGCGGGTGATCTACACCGCCCCGATTAAGGCGCTCAGCAACCAGAAATTCCGCGACTTCTCCGCCCTGCACGGCGACAACGTGGGCATCCTCACCGGCGATGTCACCATCAACCCGCAAGCCCCCCTCATCATCATGACCACGGAAATCTACCGCAACACGCTGCTGGAAAATCCTGATCGGCTGGCCGCCTATCGCTGGGTCATTTTCGATGAGATCCACTATTTGGATGACGAGGAGCGCGGCACGGTGTGGGAGGAATCGATTCTCTTCACGCCGCCGCAGATCAACCTGCTCGCCCTCTCCGCCACGATCCCGAATGTCCATGAGATCGCGCAGTGGATCCGCACCGTGCATCAGCGGGAGGTGGCGGTCATCGAAGAAACGCACCGGCCTGTGCCGCTGACCACCCTGTTTCAATGCCAAAACCGGGTGATGACGAGCCTGGCGGAACTCAAACGCGAGGGCTACCACGGGCATGATTCCCTGCGAATGCCCCGGCACCGAGGGTACGGGCATCATCACGAGCAGCTCATCCACGCCAACCGCCTCGACCGGCTCATCGATGAGCTGCGCCAGCGCGATCATCTGCCGTGCATCCTGTTCACCTTTGGCCGGCGGCGCGCGGAAGATTTGGCGCAAGAAGTCGCCGACCGTCATCTGGTCTCGCCGAGGGAGCAGGAGATCCTGCGACGGCAATTCGAGGCGCTGTGCGCGCAGTTTCAGATTCGTCAGGATCGCACCATCGAAACGCTCGGCCGGCTCATCAATCGCGGCGTGGGCTACCATCACGCCGGCATGTTGCCGACCGCGAAGGAAGTGATGGAGCGCTGTTTCACGAGCCGCCTGCTGAAACTCATCGTCACGACGGAAACCTTCGCCTTAGGGATTAACATGCCGGCGCGCAGCATTGTGCTGGATGCGATCCAAAAACGCGCGGACAGCGGGTTTGAGATGCTGCGCCGCCGGGCGTTCCTGCAGATGGCCGGCCGGGCCGGGCGGCGCGGGATGGACGACGCCGGGTTCGCCTACCTGCGAATCAATCCAAGCCACGTGACGTTTCCCGAGGTCACGCGCCTGCTCTCCGGAGCACCGGAGCCGGTGCGCAGCCGCTTCAACACCACGTATGCCACGCTGCTCAATTTGTACCGGCGGCATGGGCGCGGGCTGCTCTCGCTATTTCCCAAGACGCTGTATTACTTCCAAACCAGCGGCGAGCGGCGCGCGGCGGGGCTGGCCGTGATGGAACGCAAACTGGACTTGCTGCACGCCATGAGCTATCTCACGGCGGAGCGCCTCACGCCGAAAGGCGATTTCGGCGCGTGGGTCTACGGATACGAACTTCTGCTGACGGAACTCTACATGAAGGGCGAACTGACCCATCTGGATCCGGTCTCGCTGGCCGTGCTGATGGCCGCGGTCGTGTATGAACCGCGGCCTCGGATGGGACCGCCCAAACGCCACCGGCTGGCCCTGCGGCTGGCCCATGCCGCGGAGGAGCCGCTGGCGCGCATTCATAAAATGGAAGCTCGCTACCAGGTCATGCCAAAAACCAAAGCTCCGGCGTTTCATTTGTCGTATGCGATGGAAGCCTGGATGTCGAACGCGCCGTTTGAAAAATTGACGCGCCTCTGCGAGGTGGATGAAGGAGAAATCGTCCGGTATTTCCGCATGTCGGTCCAACTATTGCGGCAGCTGGCGGAATCGCCGGCCAGCGATCCGACCCTGCAGGCGACCGCCATGAAGGCGTTTCGTCGCATCAACCGGGATGTCATCGATGCCGAAGCCCAACTGCGGATGGGGTAAACAAAGACGATATCAGATATCGCGGTATCCGCGATATCTGATATCGCTCTATCTTTTAGCAGGGTGTGCCGCTCCTCAATACGCCATTCGTCCCGCGCCGATGCCGGAAGAATCGTTCGACGCGCTGGAAATTGAGCGAACGATCAGCGCCATCCAGGCCAAAGAATTCACGCAGCAAGGGGCGAGCCCCATCGGGCCGTCTGAGGAACTCGCGCGCCTGCCGGTGCAGTCCATCGTGGATCGGCTCAGCCATGTGACAGAGCGTCCGTCGCTGCGCTACCGGGCGTATGTGTATCGCGACCAAGATCCCAACGCCGCCGCCCTGGCCGATGGGCGCATCTACCTCTCCACCGGGATGTTCCAGTATCTCTCCAGCCGCGGCAGCCGCCCGGATGAGCTGGCCTTTATTATCGGACATGAGCTCGCCCATACGGTGGCGCAGCACTTGGTGAAACGGTATCGCTATTTGCAGCGGCAACAATTGCTCATCGGGCTCGCGGAGGCGGGTGTGGCCGTGGCCACGCGGGGAGCCAGCGAAGGCGCCCAGGGGGCTGGACGGCTCGCCTTGGATGTGGCATCCATGCTGCAGCAAGTGGCGGTCAGCGGGTATAGCCAGGAGCAAGAATTGGAGGCGGATCAGCTGGGGGTGCGGTATGTGCAGCGGGCGGGGTTCGATCCGCAAGCCGCGCTGGACGTGCTCAACAATTTCTCACGGTTTGATACGCCGTCTCTTTTTCTCCGAACCCATCCCTACTCCACGGTACGAGCAGAATATCTCGCGCGCCATCTGGCCGAATCAGCCATCAGCGATCAGCCATCAGCGATCAGCACCCCAATAATACATGAGAAAACCGGAGAACAGCGACGCCGATTACTGGAGGCGCAGAAGCTCTATCCGAAAAATTCCGTGAGTTGGAAGAATCTCCAGCAGCAGTTGGAGGCACTCGAACGCAACAAGTGACTGTCACTTTTGGGTGCTTGCGGAAAGAAGCTTGGTGAGCTCGGCGTCAAAATCGGTGTTGGAGCCTTCGGTCAGCGACCCGCTCCACGTTTTGACGATGACGCCCTTGGCATCCACGAGGAAATAGGCGGGGATGCCCTGGGTTTCGTATTTTTCTGCGATCTCCGGATGCGCGGCTCCGGCGATCACCGGATAGGGGATCTGCTCTTTCGCCGCAAACGTCTTGAGCTCCGTGACATTCTGATCCCCACCCACCGTCAGCAATCGTAAGCCGTTCGGCTGCTCTCGCGCATACAGCGCTTTCATCTTGGAAAGATCCGCGCGGCAATGGGGGCACCAGGTAGCCCAAAATTGCAGCAGCGTCACCTGGCCGCGATTCTTCGCCATGGAGTGGGGTGCGCCGGAGAGATCCACGGCGGTGAAATCCGGGGCGGGGGTGCCGGCCATGACCGGAGGCGGCAGCGGCTTGCCATCCGCCAACTTGATCAGGCTCCTCGGCAAGCGCAGATAGGTCTGGTCTCCTTGGGCTTGCATCCCACTCACCGGCAGCGATGCTCCGCTCTTGAGCCGCACGTCGATGGAGGCGCTCGGCACCTGCAGCACCACGTCGTCGCCATCGCGCTGCACAATCTGCCCTTCGAGCTGTTGCCCTTCCTTCAACTCAATCTTCTGCGCCCCGGCCGTATCCGCCAGACCCAGGGCCGTCAGCAGACCGATGACCATGACCAGCGCTCGCAAACCATAGGCACTCATCAGATATTCCTTTGTGGGCAGTCGCTCTGCCCGTCTAGTATACACGATCTTGGCCACGGCCACTCGGCCACTTATTCCAGCGGCATGCCGTGGCGCGCGGTATTCGCGCAGACGGTTTTCGGCAGCAAGAGGTGCAGCAGATAGTCCGGGCCGCCGGCTTTGGTTCCCAACCCGGAGAGCCGGTGGCCGCCAAACGGCTGCCGCCCCACCATCGCCCCGGTAATCGGACGATTGATATAGAGATTGCCGACATCAAAGGCCTCAATCGCGCGCGCGATGTTCGCCGGGGAGCGCGAGTAGATCCCGCCGGTCAGCGCGTAGTCCGTGTCATTGGCCATCGTCAGGGCGTCCTCAAGGCTGCGCACACGAAACACGCACACGAGCGGTCCGAATAATTCCTCTTGGGCCAGCGGATCCTGCGGCGGCACATCCGTGACGATGGCCGGCCCGAAAAAAAAGCCGCTCGCCGGCACGCGCGAGGCCGGATACCGATACGCCACCTGGGCGATGCGCTCCGCGCGCGCGAGTGCTGCCTGCAATCGCTTCTGCGCGCTCTCGTCAATCAACGGCCCGAGATCCGTGGCGGGATCAGCCGGGTCATTCAGCACGAGACGATCCGTCGCCGCAATCAGTCGAGCCAGAAAGCGGTCATAGATATCCTCGTGCACGATGACGCGCGAGGCGGCTGAGCATTTTTGCCCCCCATAGCCAAAGGCCGAGCGCAGCGTGCCCGCGATGGCGGCGTCTAAGTCCGCGTCCGCATCCACGATGATGGCGTTCTTGCCGCCCATTTCCACGATCGCCTGCTTCACAAACCGCTGCCCGGGCGCGCGCTTGCCGCAGGTTTCAATAATCGAGAGCCCGACGGCCCGCGAACCGGTAAAGAGCACCGCGCGAATCTGCGGATGCGCCACGAGCGCTGCCCCCATGTCCTCTCCGACCCCGGGAAGCAACTGCACAACCGCCTCAGGCACGCCGGCTTCTCGCAACAGCCGGATGAGATGCGAGGCCACAATGGATGCGGTCGCAGCCGGTTTGACAATCACGGGATTGCCGGCCATGAGTGCGGCCGATGTCATGCCCATCAAGATCGCCGAAGGAAAATTCCACGGCGCAATCACGGCCGCCACGCCCCGCGGCACATATCGATACGTATTCTGCTCGCCGGGAAGCTGCGGCAGGCGTTTGCCATCGGCAAGGAGCAGCATCTGCTGGCTGTAGTACTCCAGATACTCGATGGCCTCGACGACGTCGATATCGGCTTCACGCCACGTCTTGCCGACTTCGAAGACCTCCCATGCCGCAAGTTCCATGCGGTGGGCGCGCAGCTGCCCTGCGGCGCGCCGCAGAATATCGGCGCGCGCGGCGACCGGCTGCCTGCCCCACGCGAGCGCCGCGGATTCAGCCGCGCGCACGGCCTGATCCACATCGTCTCGAGTGGCCAAGTGAACCTGCCCGAGGACGTCATCCGGCCGGGCAGGATTGCGACTGATGCGCTGCTGAGGCGCGGGCGATGAGCCCGCAGCCGTCTGGAGTGGATACGTCGCGCCGAATTTGGCCTTGACCGCGGCGAGTGTTGCCGCCATCTGCTGGCGAGTGGAGGCGTTTGAAAAATTGAGCCAGGGTTCCCCCGCCATGGCTCCGGCGTCGCCGATGGCTTGCTGGTGCGCGGGCTCGCTCCGCGTCGGGACGTCCTCCGGTAATGCGAGCAATTCCTCTGCCGTGCGTTCTTGGAAGAAATCATGGCGCAAGAAGGAATCGTTGGCGCTGTTTTCCAATAGTCGGCGCACCAAATAGGCCATGCCGGGAATCGGATCGCCAATCGGCGTGTAAATTCGCACGGGATACGCCATCGACATGACGGCCGCTTCGATCGCCTCGCCCATGCCATAGAGCAGTTGAAATTCCATCTGCGACTTCGGCACGCGGAGCCCCTCGGCCACCGCCATGGCATGCGCAATCGAACGCACATTATGGGACGCGATCGCCGTTGTCACGAGCGGATGGGCGCGCAGCAGGCGCCGCGTAAGCCGCTCGAATGTGGCATCGCTCTGAGCCTTCTGCTGAT is a window of Candidatus Omnitrophota bacterium DNA encoding:
- the sufB gene encoding Fe-S cluster assembly protein SufB, with amino-acid sequence MTTPKPQIDINQEYEKLYGFHVAEHSVFKAERGLDEEKVRQISSMKGEPAWMLEQRLKGYRHFIAKPMPTWADTELLNSIQFDNIFYYLKPTAKQGETWDDVPAEIKETFDRLGIPEAERKFLAGVSAQFESESVYHSMREDLQKLGVIFLDMDTALKEQPEIVKRYFGTIIPPGDNKFAALNTAVWSGGSFIYVPKGVKVEMPLQAYFRINAKNMGQFERTLIIADEGAEVTYFEGCTAPVYSSDSLHSAVVELIAMPRAKLRYVTIQNWSKNV
- the sufC gene encoding Fe-S cluster assembly ATPase SufC yields the protein MGESLLTISDLHVAVEGKEILKGVSLTLRSGEVHAIMGPNGSGKSTLSFCLMGHPKYAITGGTILYRGEDIASLTPDARAQKGLFLAFQYPTAIPGVTIANFLRAAMRGVRGADVPVKEFRSTVKTHLKSLGILDSFMNRYVNDGFSGGEKKRLEILQMAVLNPALAVLDETDSGLDIDALKTVAAGINALRSPQRAMLLITHYQRLLNYVRPDIVHVMVDGRMVRSGGAELALELEAKGYEGFRPPIQPAGVGLEGNSS
- a CDS encoding Rrf2 family transcriptional regulator encodes the protein MKITAQEEYGLRCLLQLARSPQDDVVTVKEIAGKEGLSSAYVEKLMRLLSKAGLVHSVRGMRGGYVLNRSASSISLGEVVRGLGRLESTEHICHSFTGNLSSCIHFSNCGIRSVWSGLTSYVQSFLDKTNLATLLESEYAVSSRLAKRVAK
- a CDS encoding type II toxin-antitoxin system VapC family toxin, translating into MIFDTDIFIWIQRGHVEAARLVSKDEERLLSIQTYMELLQGATNPAQHDTVKSFIKDFDFRTLPLTENIGHRAAVYIEEYALRYGLRVGDAIIAATAAEQNLVLCTSNAKHFRPIRELQLKVFKP
- a CDS encoding type II toxin-antitoxin system Phd/YefM family antitoxin encodes the protein MRASIVELRYRMHDVLKALDRNEEVRIVYHGKLKGILRSSTRHAARRIVQHPFFNMRQGRQTVREEMEKLRGGRYRDL
- a CDS encoding putative Ig domain-containing protein, which gives rise to MNPRSIAVSGDYAYVASRSNNTLVIYDIADPAKFLKVSATPTCFDGTQVVLDGSRLFLVCNNNGVTDIFDVSSPIAPKKLGVVNTFSRGNPVAAKVVGSYLYVADMNYLTDQGTLLMFLVYDVSKPATPVLVGTVQKPSPTIAMALDVSGNYAYVYASTYSIKDNRVYPALFVIDIANPRAPVIRSIFEVGTYGPFGVQVRGSRAYVVDGKALFVVDIANPLALRLLASLPTTSTSLFLLEPHLYTLTAESTVEVFDISIASAPRLITSITLPPIQGSAVLSITLPSARVFTAGWGSITAALLPAVPEPPAPTPNQPPTLDVIGNKSVAEGSTVAFTINGHDPEGGVVTYAASGLPQGASFNPATRLFSWTPSYTQAGRYTVTCTATDPEGLTASQTSTITVTNVNRPPVLAPIGNKTVELRQTVNVTISATDPDGDALTYKTSVLPPGASFDAATRTFRWTPTSPSVFVGRHSVTFTVSDGALTDGEIIWILVNPSTSSINDPPQIYAASVYPSRTVKVGQRAFVWFAAYDPNPDTLTMTLSGVPVGATALSGYAVSYSWGAYNYRWFYWTPTAAQVGTQTIRADVTDGRGGTVSREVTATVVK
- the thiO gene encoding glycine oxidase ThiO; the encoded protein is MRHSQILILGGGIIGTALAEELARRGKHVTLIERSTVGAEASSAAAGILASQVDLVEPGPLFDLCQQGRAMYPAWVARLERASGISVGYHKDGILYIARTASEERVMQRRIRWQQTLGVRVKVWSPAQVRRHEPAIDADICRGFFFPDDAQVDNAVLMQALARACRVAGVSVREHTTVRRLLVRQGVVRGVDTDRGRMEAPVVVNCLGSWAPLGGRFPVPVPVEPVRGQILVFRGPRGLLRHSVMTEHGYMVQRRDGRILLGSTVEHVGYDKSLTVEGMHKILSGLRRFSSAINHCTFVESWAGLRPYSRTHQPVMGPTRIAGLYLATGHFRHGILLAPVTAHVITELLLHRRSS